The Primulina eburnea isolate SZY01 chromosome 13, ASM2296580v1, whole genome shotgun sequence genome includes a region encoding these proteins:
- the LOC140808758 gene encoding probable peroxygenase 4 — protein sequence MVVDLDSFSSSSVDQQGMESDNLTVLQKHIMFFDRDNDGIIYPWETFQGFRAIGCGIFLSSMASLLINISLSRKTRPGKPFSFKFPIEVKNIHLAKHGSDSGVYDKRGRFVSSKFEEIFSKHALAQPDSLTSKELETFVKSNKEPKDYRGWMAGYVEWKILYMLCKDKNGMLHKDVIRNAFDGSLFERMAKERSIKETK from the exons ATGGTTGTTGATTTGGATTCATTTTCAAGCAGTAGCGTTGATCAACAAG GAATGGAAAGTGACAATCTCACCGTTTTGCAGAAGCATATCATGTTCTTTGATCGGGATAATGATGGGATAATTTATCCCTGGGAAACTTTTCAAG GTTTTCGAGCTATTGGATGTGGGATTTTTCTATCTTCTATGGCTTCTCTATTAATCAACATTTCTTTGAGTCGGAAAACGAGACCG GGGAAACCCTTTTCCTTCAAATTCCCAATTGAGGTGAAGAACATTCACTTGGCCAAGCATGGAAGTGATTCTGGTGTGTATGACAAACGAGGAAG GTTTGTGTCATCTAAGTTTGAGGAGATATTTTCCAAGCATGCACTTGCTCAACCAGATTCATTGACATCCAAAGAACTGGAAACTTTCGTCAAATCTAATAAAGAGCCCAAAGATTATCGTGGATG GATGGCTGGGTATGTAGAGTGGAAAATTCTATATATGCTTTGCAAGGATAAAAACGGTATGCTACATAAAGATGTCATTCGAAATGCATTTGATGGAAGCTTGTTTGAAAGAATGGCCAAGGAAAGAAGCATCAAAGAGACCAAGTAA